From a region of the Burkholderia lata genome:
- a CDS encoding amidohydrolase family protein, whose translation MKAKIVLEEHLSTALNNSMWDASGEAARNGKAYMDDVEARLLDADRRIEEMDRCGIDVAVLSLTSPGAQSILDRAAAVDFAKRTNDEIVERYTSVHPGRLQAFATVALQSPKDAADELERAVVELGMRGALVNGYTNIGDADTAQYLDEAPVWEFWERAAKLDVPVYLHPREALPSQQRIYEGYSSLVGSAWGFAHETATHAIRLMLSGLFDRYPNLTVILGHLGEGLPLMLPRLEHRLRMQRDGAGLGQAKRPVGEYFSNNFYVTTSGHFHTKGLLDTISEVGVDRVLFSADYPYESMQTASEWFDHALLSENDRIKIGRTNAARLFGF comes from the coding sequence GTGAAAGCCAAGATCGTACTGGAAGAACACCTGTCCACTGCCCTCAACAACAGCATGTGGGACGCGTCCGGCGAAGCCGCGCGCAACGGGAAAGCCTATATGGACGACGTCGAGGCGCGGCTGCTCGACGCGGACCGGCGGATCGAGGAGATGGACCGGTGCGGGATCGACGTCGCGGTGCTGTCGCTGACGTCGCCCGGCGCGCAATCGATTCTCGACCGCGCGGCGGCCGTCGATTTCGCGAAGCGGACCAACGACGAGATCGTCGAGCGCTACACCTCCGTGCATCCCGGGCGTCTGCAAGCGTTCGCGACGGTTGCGCTGCAGTCGCCGAAGGACGCGGCGGACGAACTCGAACGGGCCGTCGTGGAGCTCGGCATGCGGGGCGCGCTGGTGAACGGCTATACGAACATCGGCGACGCCGACACCGCGCAGTATCTCGACGAGGCGCCGGTCTGGGAGTTCTGGGAGCGTGCGGCCAAGCTCGATGTGCCGGTCTATCTTCATCCGCGCGAAGCGTTGCCGAGCCAGCAGCGGATCTATGAAGGCTATTCGTCGCTCGTCGGCTCGGCATGGGGGTTCGCGCATGAGACGGCCACGCATGCGATCCGCCTGATGCTGAGCGGCCTGTTCGATCGCTATCCGAACCTGACGGTCATCCTGGGGCACCTCGGCGAAGGGTTGCCGCTGATGCTGCCGCGCCTTGAGCATCGGCTTCGCATGCAGCGGGACGGCGCCGGGCTGGGGCAGGCGAAGCGCCCGGTCGGCGAGTATTTCAGCAACAACTTCTACGTCACGACGAGCGGCCACTTTCACACGAAGGGGCTGCTCGACACGATCAGTGAAGTCGGCGTCGACCGCGTGTTGTTTTCTGCCGATTACCCGTACGAGAGCATGCAGACTGCCAGCGAATGGTTCGATCACGCATTGCTGAGCGAAAACGACCGGATCAAGATCGGCCGCACGAATGCGGCGCGTTTGTTCGGGTTCTGA